Proteins encoded in a region of the Magallana gigas chromosome 8, xbMagGiga1.1, whole genome shotgun sequence genome:
- the LOC105334523 gene encoding E3 ubiquitin-protein ligase TRIP12 isoform X1, translated as MADQPEEVCGGSDHRHIPGASVHHSKYTQQFPEDSKKARSKRGNKRASTSSIEGHTTTKSSKLTESSESTRPRRNSLDSVGSSSASSSTRLSSRRQSVELPLEPYAISQNLRSNSNASVIEGIPYYKTKEKPKETKRVSPKIADQTGSAKKQKTKSKEDKNKSNPETKSVIVDSNKVTKTASKSLTPGKKAHTSVLGESSTGGRRRKSFPSKSPELDSLRRTRQSRKTGSCASSSGSRQSSSLSKRQGASRGRADNSEGTSSGKSTTQSSRGRTTEAEALSSSSAMASEEGEGARTGGSEETPNPTAATSSGGATASLTSESETEEADMGRLQALLEARGLPSQLFGALGPRMHQLLHRTMGGGSMNKAQQLLQGLQSTGNEDQQLTAAIEMCQLLVMGNEDTLAGFPVKQVVPALITLLQMEHNFDMMNHACRALTYMMEALPRSSAIVVDAVPVFLEKLRAIQCMDVAEQSLTALEMLSRRHGKSILQAGGIAASLMFLDFFSITAQRSALAITANCVQNMTYDEFHLIRDSLQLLSNKLTHQDKKSVENCCICFCRLVDNFQTDQRTLKEIAVHGLLTNIQQLLVVSPSVISTSTFVMVIRMLSIMCASCPDLAVVLLKQKIADTLCYLLVGTSEEEMHGVELISRTPQELYEIVCLIGELMPALPTDGMFAIDNMLCKTHSSVIDLVSWQWRDDRGVWHPYTSIDGKIIEAAYQSGEDEVSLNTMGRSYTIDFNTLQQINEDTGTARAVQRKVNATAGGSQTTASSSSSSTASEINLEQCDSRAEVLKEDMKLASVFIKTLFAVLYEVYSSSAGPTVRHKCLQTLLRMIYYAEPSLLKEILQSQPVSSHIAAMMASNDVKVVVGAIQMAEILMQKLPDIFSVYFRREGVMHQIKRLADSELKVESPVKPAPTTASSSSLSSTSSGSLTSEPVPTEKEGASPPAPEDSPSSSQMKLSDVLKRKKAPKRSLGRKSKEEATTSETKPSSRSSGRAKSASSKESKSSSSSKISFLPSLNPRSWAKFSSSDRVPKASASKEAVLSKNSQISAHREKIKTWIKDQAERFLQQYFGPDFEGTSHPALTVLNQLCSAAEQIQTECDSGIEGLKSIAVIMRDSDVSPFEIIHSGLIQKLLQYLTSSACAVPRDVRIRRFLHIFLNCPAPDVLHVKRLEMEGNPAMSYLVNKLIGCLHQLEQFQVKVHDLPGGNTSSGRGSNALRFFNTHQLKCNLQRHPECTTLRQWKGGPVKIDPLALVQAIERYLVIRGYGRSKPDGDDDISDDENSDDDVDDTMAAVFISQGTARHKLEFFMGERFLPYNMTVYQAVKNYSNPGETSETDTEAESPLGHANIWVQTHTIWYRPASEGDDASATSPKKTKGDNKSQKTVRRKMDELWNDGHCPVMVPALNAYLTDKLPAFVTVQDASLDVIALLRILHAFNRYWSTMYEVPCPVNPVLPYIEFLSSKLTAKANRQLQDPLVIMTGNLPNWLAEISNAAPFLFPFDTRQLLFYATTFDRDRALMRLQDNTGDNGTTDSTDRVAPRLDRRRKQVSRTELLKQAEKVMEDIGNSRALLEIQYENEVGTGLGPTLEFYALVSKEVQKSDLDLWRGDGIKEKSAIGEDEEILYCYSPCGLFPAPLPRNAKAAVINKVKAKFKFLGKFMAKALMDSRMLDIPLSLVFYKWLLGQEHSLTSSDLQHLDPVVAKSFQQLEDVLHQKQRILTDKSHVSQKQRILTDKSHTDESRQLALESLTMDGCSIEDLDINFTLPGYSNIELKKGGQDITVTLDNLEEYLQLVVHWSQVEGVSRQFEAFREGFEEIFTLSTLQSFYPEELEQLFCGNKKEVWDVKMLMECCRPDHGYTHDSRAVNFLFEVLSCYDDVEQRQFLQFVTGSPRLPVGGFRSLNPPLTIVRKSFEGTENPDNFLPSVMTCVNYLKLPDYSTIDIMREKLTVAAKEGQLSFHLS; from the exons ACCCCTGGGAAGAAGGCCCACACATCTGTATTAGGTGAATCAAGCACAGGAGGTAGACGCAGAAAATCTTTCCCATCCAAGTCGCCCGAGCTTGACAGCTTACGGCGAACACGACAAAGCAGAAAAACGGGATCCTGTGCAAGTAGCAG TGGTAGTAGGCAATCGTCTTCCCTCTCAAAGCGCCAGGGAGCCAGCAGGGGCCGGGCCGATAACAGTGAAGGCACCAGTAGTGGAAAGTCAACCACTCAGTCCAGTCGTGGCAGAACCACAGAGGCAGAAGCCTTGAGTAGTAGCAGTGCAATGGCATCAGAAGAGGGTGAGGGAGCAAGAACCGGAGGTAGTGAAGAAACCCCAAACCCCACAGCAG CCACAAGTTCTGGTGGAGCGACAGCAAGCCTGACCTCTGAGAGTGAGACTGAAGAGGCTGATATGGGTCGACTTCAGGCCCTCCTAGAGGCCCGGGGTCTACCCTCACAGCTGTTTGGGGCCCTGGGGCCACGCATGCATCAACTTCTGCATCGTACCATGGGAGGGGGATCAA TGAACAAAGCCCAGCAGCTTCTTCAGGGCCTGCAGTCAACAGGGAATGAAGACCAACAGCTGACGGCAGCCATTGAGATGTGTCAGTTGCTAGTAATGGGAAACGAGGACACTCTGGCGGGCTTCCCCGTCAAACAGGTGGTTCCTGCGCTCATCACCCTCCTACAGATGGAGCACAACTTTGACATGATGAACCACGCGTGCCGGGCACTGACCTACATGATGGAGGCCCTGCCCAGGTCCTCGGCCATTGTGGTAGATGCTGTACCAGTCTTCTTAGAAAAG CTGAGGGCCATACAGTGTATGGATGTGGCTGAACAGTCACTGACTGCTTTAGAGATGTTATCCAGAAGACATGGCAAGTCCATCCTGCAGGCT GGAGGAATTGCAGCATCCTTGATGTTCCTGGACTTCTTCAGCATCACGGCACAGAGGAGTGCTCTAGCCATCACCGCGAACTGTGTCCAGAACATGACGTACGATGAATTCCACTTGATTAGAGACTCGTTGCAGTTACTGAGCAATAAACTCACCCATCAG GACAAGAAATCAGTAGAGAACTGCTGTATTTGCTTCTGTCGCTTGGTGGATAATTTCCAGACCGACCAGAGGACCCTAAAGGAGATTGCTGTCCATGGTCTGCTGACCAACATCCAACAATTACTGGTGGTCAGCCCCTCTGTCATCAGTACCAGCACATTCGTCATGGTGATTAGGATGCTGTCCATCATGTGTGCCAGCTGTCCTGACCTGGCAGTGGTCTTACTCAAACAAA AAATTGCAGACACTCTTTGTTACCTTCTTGTTGGAACCTCAGAAGAAGAAATGCATGGAGTAGAG TTGATTTCTAGAACTCCTCAAGAGCTGTATGAAATTGTTTGCTTGATTGG TGAATTGATGCCAGCCCTGCCCACCGATGGGATGTTTGCTATAGACAACATGCTGTGTAAGACACACAGCAGTGTAATTGATCTAGTCAGCTGGCAGTGGCGGGACGACCGGGGGGTGTGGCATCCCTACACCTCCATTGATGGCAAAATCATCGAG GCTGCATACCAGTCTGGTGAGGATGAAGTGAGTTTGAACACAATGGGCCGATCTTACACAATAGATTTTAACACACTACAACAAATCAATGAAGACACGGGGACGGCCAGAGCTGTCCAAAGGAAGGTCAATGCTACCGCTGGGGGATCTCAAACTACAG CATCCTCAAGCTCCTCGAGCACGGCCTCGGAGATCAACCTGGAGCAGTGTGACTCGAGGGCAGAGGTCCTCAAAGAGGACATGAAGTTGGCCTCGGTCTTCATCAAAACTCTGTTCGCTGTGCTCTATGAGGTGTACAGCTCCTCG GCTGGACCTACTGTGCGACACAAGTGTCTTCAGACTTTGCTCAGAATGATCTATTATGCTGAGCCCAGCTTACTGAAGGAAATTCTCCAGTCTCAACCAGTCTCAAG TCACATTGCTGCTATGATGGCATCAAATGATGTCAAAGTTGTTGTTGGAGCGATTCAGATGGCAGAGATTCTGATGCAGAAGCTACCAGACATCTTCAGTGTGTACTTCAGGAGGGAAG GTGTAATGCACCAGATTAAACGATTGGCTGACTCCGAGTTGAAGGTGGAGTCCCCGGTAAAGCCTGCTCCGACTACCGCCTCCTCCTCCAGCCTCAGTAGTACCTCGTCTGGGTCATTGACCTCTGAACCAGTCCCCACAGAGAAGGAGGGGGCATCTCCCCCTGCCCCAGAAGATAGCCCCAGCTCCAGTCAGAT GAAACTTAGtgatgttttgaaaagaaagaaagcTCCAAAACGCTCCTTAGGCAGAAAGAGCAAAGAGGAAGCCACAACCTCCGAAACAAAACCATCGTCCAGAAGCTCGGGGCGGGCCAAGTCTGCGAGCAGCAAGGAGAGCAAGTCCTCCTCCTCCTCAAAGATCTCCTTCCTTCCAAGTCTCAACCCCCGCAGCTGGGCCAAGTTCTCCTCCAGTGACCGAGTGCCAAAAGCTTCTGCATCAAAG GAAgcagttttatccaaaaattcaCAAATATCAGCTCATagggaaaaaattaaaacatggaTCAAGGATCAAG CTGAGCGATTCCTCCAGCAGTACTTTGGTCCAGACTTTGAGGGAACCAGTCACCCAGCCTTGACCGTACTCAACCAGTTGTGTTCAGCTGCCGAGCAAATTCAGACTGAG tgTGACAGTGGTATAGAAGGATTAAAAAGCATAGCTGTGATCATGAGAGACAGTGACGTCTCGCCCTTTGAAATCATCCACAGTGGCCTCATACAAAAGCTGCTGCAGTATCTCACGTCATCCGCTTGTGCTGTGCCACGTGATGTCAGGATACGGCGCTTTCTGCACATCTTCCTTAATTGTCCA GCCCCTgatgtattacatgtgaaaaGGTTAGAAATGGAGGGAAATCCTGCAATGTCCTATCTAGTCAACAAACTTATTGGATGTCTTCATCAGTTAGAACAG TTTCAGGTCAAAGTTCATGACCTCCCAGGAGGCAATACCTCCAGTGGCAGAGGATCAAATGCTCTCAGATTCTTCAATACCCATCAACTCAAG TGTAATCTCCAACGACACCCTGAGTGCACCACCCTGAGGCAGTGGAAGGGAGGGCCAGTCAAAATTGACCCCCTGGCCCTAGTTCAGGCCATCGAGAGATACCTGGTGATAAGAGGCTATGGAAGGTCAAAGCCTGATGGGGATGATGATATCAGCGACGATGAGAATTCTGATGATGATGTTGACGACACCATG GCTGCTGTGTTCATCAGTCAAGGAACAGCCAGACACAAACTGGAGTTCTTCATGGGTGAGCGATTCCTGCCGTACAACATGACAGTGTACCAAGCGGTCAAAAACTACAGTAACCCTGGGGAGACCAGTGAGACAGACACTGAGGCCGAGAGTCCACTTGGCCACGCCAACATCTGGGTTCAAACCCACACCATTTG GTACCGTCCTGCATCAGAAGGTGATGATGCTTCAGCCACAAGTCCAAAGAAAACCAAGGGAGATAACAAATCCCAAAAAACCGTCAGAAGAAAGATGGATGAACTGTGGAATG ATGGACACTGCCCCGTGATGGTCCCCGCCCTCAACGCTTACCTGACAGACAAACTCCCGGCATTTGTCACAGTCCAGGATGCCTCGCTGGACGTCATTGCATTACTTCGAATCCTCCACGCGTTTAACAGATACTGGTCCACTATGTACGAG GTGCCATGTCCAGTTAATCCAGTACTACCGTACATTGAATTTCTTAGTTCCAAATTAACAGCCAAAGCTAATCGCCAGCTACAGGACCCTCTTGTTATAATGACTGGGAACCTTCCTAACTGGTTGGCAGAAATCTCAAACGCAGC TCCGTTCCTGTTTCCATTTGACACGCGACAGCTGTTATTCTATGCCACCACCTTTGACAGAGACCGTGCGTTGATGAGGCTACAGGACAACACCGGGGATAACGGGACGACAGACAGTACGGACAGAGTGGCCCCCCGGCTGGACCGTAGAAGG AAACAAGTGAGCAGAACGGAATTGTTGAAACAGGCAGAGAAGGTGATGGAGGACATTGGTAACTCCAGGGCCCTGCTGGAGATCCAGTACGAAAACGAG GTTGGTACTGGTTTGGGCCCAACATTAGAGTTCTATGCCTTGGTGTCTAAAGAGGTACAGAAgtctgaccttgacctttggaGAGGGGATGGCATTAAGGAGAAAAGTGCAATAG GGGAGGATGAGGAGATCTTGTACTGTTATTCCCCCTGTGGCTTGTTCCCGGCCCCACTTCCAAGAAACGCTAAAGCAGCGGTCATTAATAAAGTCAAAGCCAAGTTCAAGTTTCTGGGGAAGTTCATGGCCAAAGCTTTAATGGACTCCAGAATG CTGGACATCCCCCTGAGTTTGGTGTTCTACAAATGGCTGCTGGGACAGGAACATAGCCTGACCTCCAGTGACCTTCAGCATCTGGACCCAGTGGTGGCGAAATCATTCCAACAACTAGAGGACGTCTTACACCAAAAACA GAGGATCCTCACCGACAAGTCACATGTAAGTCAAAAACAGAGGATCCTCACCGACAAGTCACAT ACGGACGAGAGTCGACAGTTGGCTCTGGAGAGTTTGACCATGGATGGTTGTAGTATAGAAGATCTGGACATTAACTTCACTCTGCCTGGCTACTCCAACATAGAGCTGAAGAAGGGGGGTCAGGATATCACAGTCACACTGGATAATCTGGAGGAGTACTTACAG CTGGTGGTCCACTGGAGTCAGGTCGAGGGCGTGTCTCGACAGTTTGAGGCCTTCAGGGAGGGGTTCGAAGAGATCTTCACTCTGTCCACACTGCAGAGCTTCTATCCAGAGGAG tTGGAACAGCTGTTTTGTGGCAACAAGAAGGAAGTGTGGGACGTTAAGATGTTAATGGAATGCTGTCGACCCGACCACGGTTATACACACGACAGCCGGgctgtcaacttcctgtttgaggTTCTGAGTTGTTATGATGACGTGGAACAGAGACAGTTCTTGCAGTTTGTTACTGGGTCTCCACGCTTACCTGTTGGAG GCTTCAGAAGTTTGAATCCTCCATTGACCATCGTTAGAAAATCATTTGAAGGAACAGAAAATCCTGATAATTTCCTACCATCCGTGATGACATGTGTTAACTATCTGAAACTGCCTGATTATAGCACAATAGACATTATGCGAGAAAAGTTAACAGTTGCTGCAAAAGAGGGACAACTTTCTTTCCATTTATCATAG
- the LOC105334523 gene encoding E3 ubiquitin-protein ligase TRIP12 isoform X3, protein MADQPEEVCGGSDHRHIPGASVHHSKYTQQFPEDSKKARSKRGNKRASTSSIEGHTTTKSSKLTESSESTRPRRNSLDSVGSSSASSSTRLSSRRQSVELPLEPYAISQNLRSNSNASVIEGIPYYKTKEKPKETKRVSPKIADQTGSAKKQKTKSKEDKNKSNPETKSVIVDSNKVTKTASKSLTPGKKAHTSVLGESSTGGRRRKSFPSKSPELDSLRRTRQSRKTGSCASSSGSRQSSSLSKRQGASRGRADNSEGTSSGKSTTQSSRGRTTEAEALSSSSAMASEEGEGARTGGSEETPNPTAATSSGGATASLTSESETEEADMGRLQALLEARGLPSQLFGALGPRMHQLLHRTMGGGSMNKAQQLLQGLQSTGNEDQQLTAAIEMCQLLVMGNEDTLAGFPVKQVVPALITLLQMEHNFDMMNHACRALTYMMEALPRSSAIVVDAVPVFLEKLRAIQCMDVAEQSLTALEMLSRRHGKSILQAGGIAASLMFLDFFSITAQRSALAITANCVQNMTYDEFHLIRDSLQLLSNKLTHQDKKSVENCCICFCRLVDNFQTDQRTLKEIAVHGLLTNIQQLLVVSPSVISTSTFVMVIRMLSIMCASCPDLAVVLLKQKIADTLCYLLVGTSEEEMHGVELISRTPQELYEIVCLIGELMPALPTDGMFAIDNMLCKTHSSVIDLVSWQWRDDRGVWHPYTSIDGKIIEAAYQSGEDEVSLNTMGRSYTIDFNTLQQINEDTGTARAVQRKVNATAGGSQTTASSSSSSTASEINLEQCDSRAEVLKEDMKLASVFIKTLFAVLYEVYSSSAGPTVRHKCLQTLLRMIYYAEPSLLKEILQSQPVSSHIAAMMASNDVKVVVGAIQMAEILMQKLPDIFSVYFRREGVMHQIKRLADSELKVESPVKPAPTTASSSSLSSTSSGSLTSEPVPTEKEGASPPAPEDSPSSSQMKLSDVLKRKKAPKRSLGRKSKEEATTSETKPSSRSSGRAKSASSKESKSSSSSKISFLPSLNPRSWAKFSSSDRVPKASASKEAVLSKNSQISAHREKIKTWIKDQAERFLQQYFGPDFEGTSHPALTVLNQLCSAAEQIQTECDSGIEGLKSIAVIMRDSDVSPFEIIHSGLIQKLLQYLTSSACAVPRDVRIRRFLHIFLNCPAPDVLHVKRLEMEGNPAMSYLVNKLIGCLHQLEQFQVKVHDLPGGNTSSGRGSNALRFFNTHQLKCNLQRHPECTTLRQWKGGPVKIDPLALVQAIERYLVIRGYGRSKPDGDDDISDDENSDDDVDDTMAAVFISQGTARHKLEFFMGERFLPYNMTVYQAVKNYSNPGETSETDTEAESPLGHANIWVQTHTIWYRPASEGDDASATSPKKTKGDNKSQKTVRRKMDELWNDGHCPVMVPALNAYLTDKLPAFVTVQDASLDVIALLRILHAFNRYWSTMYEVPCPVNPVLPYIEFLSSKLTAKANRQLQDPLVIMTGNLPNWLAEISNAAPFLFPFDTRQLLFYATTFDRDRALMRLQDNTGDNGTTDSTDRVAPRLDRRRKQVSRTELLKQAEKVMEDIGNSRALLEIQYENEVGTGLGPTLEFYALVSKEVQKSDLDLWRGDGIKEKSAIGEDEEILYCYSPCGLFPAPLPRNAKAAVINKVKAKFKFLGKFMAKALMDSRMLDIPLSLVFYKWLLGQEHSLTSSDLQHLDPVVAKSFQQLEDVLHQKQRILTDKSHTDESRQLALESLTMDGCSIEDLDINFTLPGYSNIELKKGGQDITVTLDNLEEYLQLVVHWSQVEGVSRQFEAFREGFEEIFTLSTLQSFYPEELEQLFCGNKKEVWDVKMLMECCRPDHGYTHDSRAVNFLFEVLSCYDDVEQRQFLQFVTGSPRLPVGGFRSLNPPLTIVRKSFEGTENPDNFLPSVMTCVNYLKLPDYSTIDIMREKLTVAAKEGQLSFHLS, encoded by the exons ACCCCTGGGAAGAAGGCCCACACATCTGTATTAGGTGAATCAAGCACAGGAGGTAGACGCAGAAAATCTTTCCCATCCAAGTCGCCCGAGCTTGACAGCTTACGGCGAACACGACAAAGCAGAAAAACGGGATCCTGTGCAAGTAGCAG TGGTAGTAGGCAATCGTCTTCCCTCTCAAAGCGCCAGGGAGCCAGCAGGGGCCGGGCCGATAACAGTGAAGGCACCAGTAGTGGAAAGTCAACCACTCAGTCCAGTCGTGGCAGAACCACAGAGGCAGAAGCCTTGAGTAGTAGCAGTGCAATGGCATCAGAAGAGGGTGAGGGAGCAAGAACCGGAGGTAGTGAAGAAACCCCAAACCCCACAGCAG CCACAAGTTCTGGTGGAGCGACAGCAAGCCTGACCTCTGAGAGTGAGACTGAAGAGGCTGATATGGGTCGACTTCAGGCCCTCCTAGAGGCCCGGGGTCTACCCTCACAGCTGTTTGGGGCCCTGGGGCCACGCATGCATCAACTTCTGCATCGTACCATGGGAGGGGGATCAA TGAACAAAGCCCAGCAGCTTCTTCAGGGCCTGCAGTCAACAGGGAATGAAGACCAACAGCTGACGGCAGCCATTGAGATGTGTCAGTTGCTAGTAATGGGAAACGAGGACACTCTGGCGGGCTTCCCCGTCAAACAGGTGGTTCCTGCGCTCATCACCCTCCTACAGATGGAGCACAACTTTGACATGATGAACCACGCGTGCCGGGCACTGACCTACATGATGGAGGCCCTGCCCAGGTCCTCGGCCATTGTGGTAGATGCTGTACCAGTCTTCTTAGAAAAG CTGAGGGCCATACAGTGTATGGATGTGGCTGAACAGTCACTGACTGCTTTAGAGATGTTATCCAGAAGACATGGCAAGTCCATCCTGCAGGCT GGAGGAATTGCAGCATCCTTGATGTTCCTGGACTTCTTCAGCATCACGGCACAGAGGAGTGCTCTAGCCATCACCGCGAACTGTGTCCAGAACATGACGTACGATGAATTCCACTTGATTAGAGACTCGTTGCAGTTACTGAGCAATAAACTCACCCATCAG GACAAGAAATCAGTAGAGAACTGCTGTATTTGCTTCTGTCGCTTGGTGGATAATTTCCAGACCGACCAGAGGACCCTAAAGGAGATTGCTGTCCATGGTCTGCTGACCAACATCCAACAATTACTGGTGGTCAGCCCCTCTGTCATCAGTACCAGCACATTCGTCATGGTGATTAGGATGCTGTCCATCATGTGTGCCAGCTGTCCTGACCTGGCAGTGGTCTTACTCAAACAAA AAATTGCAGACACTCTTTGTTACCTTCTTGTTGGAACCTCAGAAGAAGAAATGCATGGAGTAGAG TTGATTTCTAGAACTCCTCAAGAGCTGTATGAAATTGTTTGCTTGATTGG TGAATTGATGCCAGCCCTGCCCACCGATGGGATGTTTGCTATAGACAACATGCTGTGTAAGACACACAGCAGTGTAATTGATCTAGTCAGCTGGCAGTGGCGGGACGACCGGGGGGTGTGGCATCCCTACACCTCCATTGATGGCAAAATCATCGAG GCTGCATACCAGTCTGGTGAGGATGAAGTGAGTTTGAACACAATGGGCCGATCTTACACAATAGATTTTAACACACTACAACAAATCAATGAAGACACGGGGACGGCCAGAGCTGTCCAAAGGAAGGTCAATGCTACCGCTGGGGGATCTCAAACTACAG CATCCTCAAGCTCCTCGAGCACGGCCTCGGAGATCAACCTGGAGCAGTGTGACTCGAGGGCAGAGGTCCTCAAAGAGGACATGAAGTTGGCCTCGGTCTTCATCAAAACTCTGTTCGCTGTGCTCTATGAGGTGTACAGCTCCTCG GCTGGACCTACTGTGCGACACAAGTGTCTTCAGACTTTGCTCAGAATGATCTATTATGCTGAGCCCAGCTTACTGAAGGAAATTCTCCAGTCTCAACCAGTCTCAAG TCACATTGCTGCTATGATGGCATCAAATGATGTCAAAGTTGTTGTTGGAGCGATTCAGATGGCAGAGATTCTGATGCAGAAGCTACCAGACATCTTCAGTGTGTACTTCAGGAGGGAAG GTGTAATGCACCAGATTAAACGATTGGCTGACTCCGAGTTGAAGGTGGAGTCCCCGGTAAAGCCTGCTCCGACTACCGCCTCCTCCTCCAGCCTCAGTAGTACCTCGTCTGGGTCATTGACCTCTGAACCAGTCCCCACAGAGAAGGAGGGGGCATCTCCCCCTGCCCCAGAAGATAGCCCCAGCTCCAGTCAGAT GAAACTTAGtgatgttttgaaaagaaagaaagcTCCAAAACGCTCCTTAGGCAGAAAGAGCAAAGAGGAAGCCACAACCTCCGAAACAAAACCATCGTCCAGAAGCTCGGGGCGGGCCAAGTCTGCGAGCAGCAAGGAGAGCAAGTCCTCCTCCTCCTCAAAGATCTCCTTCCTTCCAAGTCTCAACCCCCGCAGCTGGGCCAAGTTCTCCTCCAGTGACCGAGTGCCAAAAGCTTCTGCATCAAAG GAAgcagttttatccaaaaattcaCAAATATCAGCTCATagggaaaaaattaaaacatggaTCAAGGATCAAG CTGAGCGATTCCTCCAGCAGTACTTTGGTCCAGACTTTGAGGGAACCAGTCACCCAGCCTTGACCGTACTCAACCAGTTGTGTTCAGCTGCCGAGCAAATTCAGACTGAG tgTGACAGTGGTATAGAAGGATTAAAAAGCATAGCTGTGATCATGAGAGACAGTGACGTCTCGCCCTTTGAAATCATCCACAGTGGCCTCATACAAAAGCTGCTGCAGTATCTCACGTCATCCGCTTGTGCTGTGCCACGTGATGTCAGGATACGGCGCTTTCTGCACATCTTCCTTAATTGTCCA GCCCCTgatgtattacatgtgaaaaGGTTAGAAATGGAGGGAAATCCTGCAATGTCCTATCTAGTCAACAAACTTATTGGATGTCTTCATCAGTTAGAACAG TTTCAGGTCAAAGTTCATGACCTCCCAGGAGGCAATACCTCCAGTGGCAGAGGATCAAATGCTCTCAGATTCTTCAATACCCATCAACTCAAG TGTAATCTCCAACGACACCCTGAGTGCACCACCCTGAGGCAGTGGAAGGGAGGGCCAGTCAAAATTGACCCCCTGGCCCTAGTTCAGGCCATCGAGAGATACCTGGTGATAAGAGGCTATGGAAGGTCAAAGCCTGATGGGGATGATGATATCAGCGACGATGAGAATTCTGATGATGATGTTGACGACACCATG GCTGCTGTGTTCATCAGTCAAGGAACAGCCAGACACAAACTGGAGTTCTTCATGGGTGAGCGATTCCTGCCGTACAACATGACAGTGTACCAAGCGGTCAAAAACTACAGTAACCCTGGGGAGACCAGTGAGACAGACACTGAGGCCGAGAGTCCACTTGGCCACGCCAACATCTGGGTTCAAACCCACACCATTTG GTACCGTCCTGCATCAGAAGGTGATGATGCTTCAGCCACAAGTCCAAAGAAAACCAAGGGAGATAACAAATCCCAAAAAACCGTCAGAAGAAAGATGGATGAACTGTGGAATG ATGGACACTGCCCCGTGATGGTCCCCGCCCTCAACGCTTACCTGACAGACAAACTCCCGGCATTTGTCACAGTCCAGGATGCCTCGCTGGACGTCATTGCATTACTTCGAATCCTCCACGCGTTTAACAGATACTGGTCCACTATGTACGAG GTGCCATGTCCAGTTAATCCAGTACTACCGTACATTGAATTTCTTAGTTCCAAATTAACAGCCAAAGCTAATCGCCAGCTACAGGACCCTCTTGTTATAATGACTGGGAACCTTCCTAACTGGTTGGCAGAAATCTCAAACGCAGC TCCGTTCCTGTTTCCATTTGACACGCGACAGCTGTTATTCTATGCCACCACCTTTGACAGAGACCGTGCGTTGATGAGGCTACAGGACAACACCGGGGATAACGGGACGACAGACAGTACGGACAGAGTGGCCCCCCGGCTGGACCGTAGAAGG AAACAAGTGAGCAGAACGGAATTGTTGAAACAGGCAGAGAAGGTGATGGAGGACATTGGTAACTCCAGGGCCCTGCTGGAGATCCAGTACGAAAACGAG GTTGGTACTGGTTTGGGCCCAACATTAGAGTTCTATGCCTTGGTGTCTAAAGAGGTACAGAAgtctgaccttgacctttggaGAGGGGATGGCATTAAGGAGAAAAGTGCAATAG GGGAGGATGAGGAGATCTTGTACTGTTATTCCCCCTGTGGCTTGTTCCCGGCCCCACTTCCAAGAAACGCTAAAGCAGCGGTCATTAATAAAGTCAAAGCCAAGTTCAAGTTTCTGGGGAAGTTCATGGCCAAAGCTTTAATGGACTCCAGAATG CTGGACATCCCCCTGAGTTTGGTGTTCTACAAATGGCTGCTGGGACAGGAACATAGCCTGACCTCCAGTGACCTTCAGCATCTGGACCCAGTGGTGGCGAAATCATTCCAACAACTAGAGGACGTCTTACACCAAAAACA GAGGATCCTCACCGACAAGTCACAT ACGGACGAGAGTCGACAGTTGGCTCTGGAGAGTTTGACCATGGATGGTTGTAGTATAGAAGATCTGGACATTAACTTCACTCTGCCTGGCTACTCCAACATAGAGCTGAAGAAGGGGGGTCAGGATATCACAGTCACACTGGATAATCTGGAGGAGTACTTACAG CTGGTGGTCCACTGGAGTCAGGTCGAGGGCGTGTCTCGACAGTTTGAGGCCTTCAGGGAGGGGTTCGAAGAGATCTTCACTCTGTCCACACTGCAGAGCTTCTATCCAGAGGAG tTGGAACAGCTGTTTTGTGGCAACAAGAAGGAAGTGTGGGACGTTAAGATGTTAATGGAATGCTGTCGACCCGACCACGGTTATACACACGACAGCCGGgctgtcaacttcctgtttgaggTTCTGAGTTGTTATGATGACGTGGAACAGAGACAGTTCTTGCAGTTTGTTACTGGGTCTCCACGCTTACCTGTTGGAG GCTTCAGAAGTTTGAATCCTCCATTGACCATCGTTAGAAAATCATTTGAAGGAACAGAAAATCCTGATAATTTCCTACCATCCGTGATGACATGTGTTAACTATCTGAAACTGCCTGATTATAGCACAATAGACATTATGCGAGAAAAGTTAACAGTTGCTGCAAAAGAGGGACAACTTTCTTTCCATTTATCATAG